The stretch of DNA ATGGACATAGATGATTGTAGCTCTCCAGAAGATGTGGTAACTTACACTGCTAGAGACCAGGATAGACTGAGAGCATGTGAAAACGCTATTGAAATTCTGCAAAAGTACCTGGGTATTGTCTATTCCGACTGTCCTCAAACGATTGCAGATAAGGCTATTCGCATGATTAAAGAATTGCAAGAGGATAAGGTAGAGATCGAATTTCACATTAACCAAGCGGCGAAGGCGTTTGATGACCTGGTCGAATACTTTGATCTCACCGATCCAGATATTCCAGAATATTATGCGCAAGAAATTAAAAGTAAATACGCCAAGTCGATAGACGACTTACACGCCCAAAGGCAGGAGATTGACGCTTTAGCATCAGAGTTAAAGAGGACCGAAAAGCAGCTAGAATCGTTTCGATACAAACACAGACAGACCAATGAACTTTACAATCAGGCCATCGATGTATTGAACGAGATAAATGGGATAGTCAACGGCGTTCCCGATACTGATAACAAGACTGCAATGGCTAATCAACACCGCAGATTACAGTTAGTCGAGGATGTTCGCAATCTTGCAAGGGAGTCAAGGGATGGATTGAAGTGCGAACTTGAACAAGCCCAAGATGAGATTGTAAATCTTAAGGCATTCAATGATTTTGCACGCAACGCATATAAGGACTGTCTGGAAACATTGAATCAGATAAATAAAATAATTAATGATAATAATGAGCGTATGGATTCAACAGCTCACCAGAAGGTGTTGGTGTTTGACACTTACAATCTTGTAAAGACCTTAAGAGAACTAAAAGAAAAGGAAGAGGATTAAAAATGCACTATGAAGTAGTGATTGATGTGGAAGTGGTGGAGTCGCATAGCGTGAAATTAGATTCAGATGAGAAATTAACATATGAAGATTTAGCATACAGAGCTTTTCAGGCTGTCAGAGAAGGAAAGAGCGATCGTATAGAAGCGGATTGTAGGGACTACTGGGAAATGATCGAGATTTACGAAGGCGACTTACTAACTGAAGAATTCACGTTGACCGAAGAAGATTGTGACGATGGCTGGAGGGATTAAAATGCACTATGGCGTATACGTGAATGTAGATGTCACGGAATTGCACTATATAGAAATAGATTCAGATGAAAAATTAACTGGGTCTGAGCTGGCAAAAAGGGCTTTTGAGAGTGTTGAACGTGATGGCGGCTGGTGTTTACAAAAATTTTATAATGATTACGATGAGGACACCCTTGAAGTCGAGGAAGGCGAGTTAAAAGAAGAGGAGGACGCTAAAAATGCACTATGAAGTAACGATTGAAGTTATAAAAAGGGAATGGCATGAAGTCGAATTAGATTATTATAGGAAATTAACTCGCTCAGAGCTGGCGGATGCCGCTTTTAAAGTAGTTAAGCGAGATCCTTTGGAGAGCCTCGTAGATGAGGACTACGATAATTGGGAAAGTATTGACGTTGATAAAGGCGAATTAGAAGGCGAGTGATATCATGTATGACTTCAAAGAAAAAATAGTTACTGTATCCACTCATGACGGCGATTATACGAGGGATTTTAAAGTCACATCGTATATAAATTGCCCCTTTTGTGATAACAAGAAAGATGAATTGTTTTGGTGCGGAATAAAAATTTATACTGAATTCAAGAAAATCGGTGAGCCATGCCGTGACTGGGATGGTGTGCCTATACCGTACACAATGTGCTATCACTCAAATGTATTTAGAGAGTCGGAACACGATCCGCAAGTATTCTGCCCGCTGCAAAGAAAATACAATGAGCGATTGAAAATGGACGAATCGATTGAGATTAAAGATGAATTCAATGAAACCTCAACACGCTTGGATAATACAGATTCTGCAGATGATCAAGACGGAGCGACTGGAGTCTATCCGGATAAAAGATAATTCCCTGATCTCTGAAAATATTTGAAACTCTGGCTATACAAAAAAAGTGATTAAAATGACATTTGAAAATATATTATGGAACAGCACAGGCTCTGCAGATACACCCCGCATCAAGTCTGAAAGGCAGCCTACTGATATGTGGTGATGAAATTGATGAGAAATGATCTTAAAACAGATGCAGAGACGCACGAAGGCCGTAGCGGCTTACTGCTCACTGACGATCAACTGATAAATCTCAGAATTTGGGATAAAACAGTGTTTGTGGGAGATGATTCTGAGGCATCAGAAGAGCTTGCTGAAAGGACGCGCAAAACCAAAGGCGGTGAAAAGGAATGATTACCGAACCTGCACCGGCATATTCAGCGGCGAAGCTGAGGGAATATTCTGCATTTTTTAAAAATGCAACTGGCTTGGATATGGAGTGACGGATATGGCAGAATGGATATATCACACCGATGAATCTGAATTTAAAAGAGTAAAACACGACTTATGCATTTATTTCTATAAACATAAAAAAGCTCCGTCAAAAGATGTGATACCTACGAGCGGCGATCTGATCACATTCATGCTGCCGGATGATGTGGCAGTATATGTGATATCAAAGGTAGAAGCGGTACCTGAAGGCAGGTATGGCGCATACTGTTGTTTTTTGAAAGAGAGACTGCAGTCAGAATACTACGGACCGGGGGTATCTCAGTGAGTGAGATCGAGAACCAGCACCATGGAGATGTTCACTGCCCAGGATGTGGTGAATATTGCACATACTCTCACAATGGCCAGGAAATGATAACGGAATGTAAAGACTGCAACAGCATCAGAATAGAGTTGGGAGGATCCCCCTTTCCCTATATCTCCAAGACACGGTCATACTGCCCGTTCTGCGGCAGTGCTATACAGAGATACAAGATCAGTGACTGCGGAGAAGCTGTCCAGTTCTGCGGAGTATGCTATACTCAATTTATAAAACTTCAGGAGGAAGGACAATGACAGAAAATAGTATTAAAGGTAAAGAATTAATTATACTGGCTAGAACACTGCATGCCTTTGATGAATATATCAACATCATGAAAGACATTCTTACAACTTATGACGATACAGTTCTCATCGAGGCTAAACGTATCGATGGCAGCACTCTCTTCCGATTGCCGGCGTGTGACACGGATTTAAGAATCAATTTGTCTCAGCTTTCATATCTGGACTTGGATGAAGATGCCGTTTATTACACCAGGCTCAGCAAGGATAATTTTGAAATATATAACGAAAAAGAATCGTATTTATTAGGGTTATCCAACGCACCAGTCGGCAGAAAGATTCCTGTACTTTCCAGTATCGCGGATAAAACTCCAGTAGAAGCCAGTATCAGCCAGGCAGATCTGCGCCGTTTTATGATGACCTGCAATAATTATGTTCCTGACAGCAGCTGCATTCGTTTTCATACCGACCCCTTGGGAGGCATCATCATGTCAAACAGCGATAAGAAATACAATTTCCATCTGAACGGCATCTTTACCGGCGGAAAGCATTCAAGCATCATATACCATAGATTTTTGTTTAGGCTTGCTGGAGTAATGTCAGGCGAGGTTAAAATCTCCTTTGGAACAAACTATCCAGTCAGATTTGAGTGGACCAACTGCGGCTATTCCTATCTGGCGTATATTGTCCCCATACCAGGAGGCAGGCTGGAATGAAGACAGGTGTTTCCAATCCTCAGCAAGTTACAGGCAAGTTAGATCTGGCTGCTGAAAATTCTGCTTTTCCAGCAAGTCCTCAGCAAGTTACAAGCAAGTTAGAATGTGAAGCTGCAGAGCGCTGTCTTGCCCGCTGCATGATGGATTGGCCGGGAGCACTAGACTATGAAGCTCTGCGCAGCCACCTGATAGCAAACTCTCACGATCCGCATGACCTGCTCAGCGCAGTAGATCACATGCTGAAAGAAAAATGGATCAGAGAAGAGGGCGGCCTCTGGAGCATCACGCAGAAAGGTATCGGCCACTTTTTCAGACTGGATGATGGAGATGATTGAAATGCATTATTATTCGACAGACATAACCATACATTTGACTCGTGATTATCGCGTAGAATTTGAGTCTGAAGATGAGCTGACTATCGATGAAGCATATGATTTGGTATTCCGTGCAATCAGAGACGGTTTTTCATCAATCAATTGGGACTCTGGATGCGGCAGGCTGGAATTCCATACAAGTGACGGTAGAAGCAGAAATATTGACAATATCGGCATAGATCTGCAAGATGAACACATGGAGCGGGGGCACTTCGAAATGTCAGAAGATATACTCAACGAGGACGGTGACTGAATGTGTCTTGCGGAAAGACAATTTGTTCAATACCCGCGTCAGTCATCTTTCAGGTCAGGTGATGACTGATGCGTATGATGTTATGCAGACACTGTAAGCACATAACCCGTGAAAATGCATGTGTTGACGGCATAAGCAGGACTCTGCTTAGATGTGACATTCTGAATGCAAATCAATTTTTCACCGCCTACAGAATGAATATCTGTGAATTGTTCGAAGCAGATCCATCATATTGCTGCGTTTTAGACTGGAAAAGTCGTTTTGATAAAGAAGGAGGGATAATAAATGCTCCGTTTTATAGATCTCTTCGCCGGAATCGGCGGTTTCAGGATGGGCATGGAACAGGCAGGCCACAGATGCGCCGGTTATGTGGAGATAGATAAGTATGCCCGCCGCAGCTATGAAGCAGTCTACGACACAGAAGGCGAGTGGAGTGCAGCAGATATTAGATGTGTTTCTGCTGGCGAGCTCAGAGCCATCGGCAGGATCGACTGTTTCTGCGGAGGATTTCCGTGCCAGACTTTCTCAATTGCAGGAAGAAGATCTGGATTTGAAGATACTCGCGGAACTCTTTTCTTTGAAATCGCCAGACTTGCGCAGAGCATCAGACCGCCTCTTCTGTTCCTTGAGAACGTTAAAGGTCTGCTCAGTCACGGGGGGGGGGGCGTTTAAAACAATCCTCACTACGCTGGATGATCTGGGGTATGATGCGGAATGGCAGGTGCTTAACAGCAAGGATTTCGGAGTGCCCCAAAACAGAGAACGTGTGTACATTGTTGGATATCTTAGAGGAAAATGCAGCGGACAAGTATTCCCTCTCGGAGAAATCCCGTGCAAGACTGAGGCTGTTCCAATGAAGAATATCGGCACGAGACTGATACAGGTTGGAATAATTGACAGAACCTACGAATCATCTGGTCGTGTGTTCTCTTCCAACGGTCTCTCGCCTACTCTTGTGATCCCGGGGGGCGGAGGCCGGACGGTGAAAATACTGAACGGCGGCAGAGTGCGCTGCCTTACTCCGAGGGAGTATTGGAGGCTGCAGGGTTTCCCAGACTGGGCATTCGAGAGAGCTGAAAAAGTAAACTCCGATACTCAGCTATACAAACAGGCTGGCAACTCGGTGACTGTTCCGGTTATTGCCGCCATCGCTGATAAACTTTCATCAATAATAATTTCAAATTAATAGGAGACATTTACATGGATGACAGTGAAAACTATGAAACACTTGAACATATTAAATTAGTAAATAATATAGGAATTAGCATTATTACCCAGCTGCAAAGGAGGCTCTTATTACACGATGCATCTAAGCTTGAAGAGCCTGAAGCAGATGCTTTCCGCAGGGCAGTGGATCTCAGTAAAATCGAATACAGCTCGGAAGACTACAATGCATCGCTGAAGAGCTTAGAGGATGCATTGAAACATCACTATCAGTGCAACCGTCATCATCCGGAACATTTTGAGAGCGGCATATCCGGCATGAATCTGGTAGACATCTGCGAGATGTTCATCGACTGGTCTGCTGCATGTCAGAGGACTAAAAACGGGGACATCAGAAAGAGCATAGTTCAGAATCAGAAAAGATTCGGCTTCTCAGACGACCTCTGCTCCATCTTTCAGAATACTGCCGACCTTTTGGATATCTGCTCAAAAGACTGTGGCATGAACAGAAACGACAGTGAGATCTGTAAGACAGACAATAATGTGCAGGAAGTGAGCCAGACTCTGCTGCTTGATGCTGAGTACCTCAGCGAATTAGACCTATTTGTTCTCAATATCCCAGGCATTCGGATGATGACTCGCGCTGAGCTGCAGGAATCAGCTGCAGAGCTGAGGGGCGACTCTCAGAAATACTCAGAAGGAATCGAAGAGTCGATAGATACTTTAGTGGATATCGGAGCGTTTGGCAAAAGAGGCGGCTATTATTTCACTTCAGCATACGGATGGAAGCTGAAAAAGCATCTGTCACTTGTTGAACAGGAGTGATCTGCATGAATGTTCTGCTGATCGATGCTGACTCGAA from Candidatus Methanomassiliicoccus intestinalis Issoire-Mx1 encodes:
- a CDS encoding DUF5662 family protein — protein: MDDSENYETLEHIKLVNNIGISIITQLQRRLLLHDASKLEEPEADAFRRAVDLSKIEYSSEDYNASLKSLEDALKHHYQCNRHHPEHFESGISGMNLVDICEMFIDWSAACQRTKNGDIRKSIVQNQKRFGFSDDLCSIFQNTADLLDICSKDCGMNRNDSEICKTDNNVQEVSQTLLLDAEYLSELDLFVLNIPGIRMMTRAELQESAAELRGDSQKYSEGIEESIDTLVDIGAFGKRGGYYFTSAYGWKLKKHLSLVEQE